TGCGCTACTGTACTCTACTGGTACATCCCGATCGGCCGGGCCTGGGTGCTCTCCTCGCCGGCCTCCTCCATCCGCTTGGCGAGGCGCTCTTTCGCCTGTCGGATCTGCTCGGCGCGGTCGACGAGGTCGTCGACGGGCACGTCCAGCCCCGTCAGCGGTTCGATGCCCTGCTTGATCAGGATCCGGGCCGCCTCCGGGTCCGGGAACCGCGGGTCCGATTCGACGACCAGCCCGACCGCCGTCCGCCCGGACTCGACGGCGTGATTCAGGAGGACGCCCGTCGGTCCCGAGACGAGGCCCATCTCGTGTGGGACCTCGATCCCGACCTCGGAGATCCGATCGACGCCGTCGGCGATGCCGAGGCCGTACAGCGACGGGACGGTGCCCTGGTCCTTCTCCCGCGGGATCCCCGAGAGGTACAGCGGCGTCACGTTCAGTTCGTCGAACCACCCGGACAGGCAGTCGGCCAGTTCGACGGCGGCGTCCGGTCGGATCGGGACGTCGCTCTGGAGGACGAGCAGGTCGCGGTCGGCGTCGGCGTAGATCCGGACCGGCGGTCGGAGCTCGGCGTCGTCCTCGGCGTAGACCGCGACCTTCGGCAGCCCGTCGCAGTAGACGTTGGCGTAGTGGACCATCTCGAACTCCTCGACGAGGTGGTCGGCGGCGATCTTGCCGACGAGGCCGACGCCCGGGAACCCCTCGACCAGCGACGGTTCCGACAGCGACACGTCGGCGGCGAGCGTGGAGATGCGAGCCATACGGTCACCACGGCGCCGACCGTGGTAAAACCGCTGGGAACCGGACCGAACCACCGTGCTCGGAGGGGAGTCGCGGAACCGACACCCACAAGCGGGCCCGCCGAGTTGCCTCCCCTATGGAACCACTCGAGCGGTACGCGTCGCTCGTCGACGACTTCGACGCGTTCCGCAGGGCGTGCGAGCGGCCGCTCCCCTCGGTCGTCCGCGTCAACACCCTGAAGGCCTCCGTCGACCGCGCCCGCGAGGCGCTCGACGACGAGGGTGTCGACTACGAAGTCACCGACTGGCATCCCGGAATCTTCCGGCTCGACGAGCGCGGCCCGGGGACGTCGTGGCCGTACTTCCACGGCTGGCTCCACGGCCAGGAGGAGGTATCGGCGCTGCCCGCGCTGGCGCTCGATCCACGGCCGGGAGACGTCGTCTGGGACGCTTGCGCCGCGCCGGGGAGCAAGACCACCCAGCTCGCGGACCTGATGGACGATTCCGGCCTCCTGATCGGCAACGACAACAACCTCGGGCGGCTCTCGGCGCTCCGGCACAACGCCGAGCGCCTCGGGATCACGAACCTCGCGGTGACGAATCAGGACGCGCGGAACTTCTCGTTCAAGCCGTTCGGCGACCGCACCGACCACGACAACCGAGTCGAGGCCTTCGACCGCGCGCTCGTGGACGCGCCCTGCTCGTGTGAGGGGACGATCCGCAAGAATCCCGACGCTCTGGACCGCTGGTCGATGGACCACGTCGAGAGCGTCGCGGGCATCCAGAAGGGCATCCTCCGGCGGGCGATCCAGGCGACGCGACCCGGCGGCACCGTCGTCTACTCGACCTGTACCTTCGCGCCCGAAGAGAACGAGGCCGTCCTGGACCACGCGCTCGAATCCGAGGACTGCGAGCTCCGCGAGTGGGAGGCCCCCGACGGCTTCGAGACGGATCCGGGCGTCACCGAGTGGGACGGCGAGGAGTACGATCCGGCCGTCGAGCGGGCCCACCGCGTCTACCCGCACCGCAACGACACGGGCGGGTTCTTCTGTGCGAAACTGGAGGTGACGGGATGACTGACGAGACGGAGGACGGTAGCGGCGGCGACCCGCCCGAGAACGACGGTCAGCGGTTCGACCGCCTGCCGGCGACGCCCGACGAGCGCGAGGTCCCGGGGCGGCCGGCCCGCTCGGAGGTCGTCGACTGGTGGCACGACCGCTACGGGATCCCGCCGGAGATCTGGGACGACTACACCTTCTGGGAGAAGGGCAACGGCAAGCTCTGGGCGTTCGCCGCCGACGTCGTCTCCCCCATCTCAGTGGAGGGGCTCGGGCTGCGGATCCTCCGCGCGCGCCAGGAGCACTGGAAGCCCTCGACGAACGCGGTCCAGCGGTTCGGCGGTGCGGCGACCGAGAACGTCGTCGTCCTGGGAGGGGAAGAGGCCGAGCGCTTCGCCCGCGGCGACGACCAGGACCTGCCGCGCTGGGACGGCGACTGGGGCTACGTGATCGCCGCCCACGATATCGCCGGCGACGTCGACCCGATCGGCGTCGGGCTCTACCTCCACGGCGAACTCCGGTCGACGATCCCGAAGGGCCGCCGCGAGGACCTCTCGTAGCGCTACGGCTCTTTCTCCTCGATCGTCCCGCCGCCGAGGCTCTCCCACGCGACCCGATAGCCGAGCCGCGAGAGGACGGCGGATGTGTCGTCGATGCCGCGGTCCGCCAGCACCGACTCGGCCTCCGACAGCGACAGCCCCGGCTCGATGTCCGCCGCGAGCGCGTCGAGCACCGCCGGGCGAATCAGCGTCCGACCCACGCGCTCGTGCTCGGGGAACGACACCGACTCGATGGCTGAGGCGCTCACGCCGTGGTCGCGCGCCAGGGTATCGAGGTGGACCACGTCGTCGTCGGGGACGAGCGAGTCGGGGAGCGATTCCGCCGCGGCGTCGACCAGGGCCGACTCGTACTCCCGGAGGGCGTCGACGACGTCCTTCACGCGCACCCGATCGGTGAAGGTGACCACCCGGTGGTCGAGGGCCTTGATCTCCTCGCCGACGCCGAGGGACTCGTCGACCGCGACGAGAAGTTCGACGTCGTCGTCGACGCTTCCGAACTGGTCGAGCTTCTTCTCGACGTACTCGGGCGTCCAGAACCCCATCACCTCGAAGAACACCCGGAGCGCGGGCGCGTCGGCGCCGCCGGGCCGGTAGTCGAACGCGAAGTCGGGGATCATCGCCCGCGCGCCCGCCGCGAGCGGCTCGGGCTCCCGCGAGAGTTCCCAGTCGAGGTCGAGGCCGGCGAACCGGGCGGCGAAGTCGGCCTCGACGCCGCTGTCGTAGGTCGGTTCCGCGACGGGATCGACGTCCGGCACGGAGACGTCCCCCGAGTCGAGCCGGAGTTCGCGCTCGGTGCCGCGGTCGTCGATCGTCGCCGACAGCGACCACTCGGCCGTGCCTGCGACGCTCCGCAGGAGGCGCGCGAAGGCGGTCCCGTAGCGGCGAGTCCGCCGGAAGAGCGCGTCGGGGCCGGTCACGACGAGCTCGCGCTCGGCGATGCTGTCGTCCGCGTGGCCTCCGCTCCCTCCCTCACGACGGATCTCGTACATCAGACCGAGGCGTTTGACGGCCGAGACGAGCCGCTTCGGGTCCGAGCTCCGGACGCGGACCTCCGTCGCGTCGAAGAGGGCGGTCTGGGCCAGCGAGAGGTTGTACTGCTCGATGAGCTGGTCGGGATCCCACCGCGGCTCGAACGACGACAGCACCTCGTTTACCTCCCGATCGGCGTACAGCGACGTCTCGATGGACTCGACGTCGGTCCCGAGCGCGTCGGCCGCCGTCTCCAGCGCCTCCAGCCGGTCGCTCTCGGTCACGACCGCGCCGACTCCCTCCGCGGACTCGAAGACGACGCGCCTGACCCGCTCGGGCGGGTGCGGCGCGCGCGTCTCGAAGACCCCCTCGCGTTCTACGAGCGCCGCGAACCCGCGGACGAGCTTGAAGTCGTCGGCGTCGCGTTCGAGGTCGTCGAGCGCCTCGTCCAGGCGCCGGCGCGGCTCGCCGACGTGCCCCTGGAAGACGCCGATGACGCGCGCGGCGAGCGGCCGGTCCTCGCGTCCCGCGAACTGCGGATGGTAGCCGCCGCCTGCCCTGGAGACCCGGAGGAGGTCCTTTCGCAGCACGCTCCCGCGTTGGCGGCCGCGGGCCAAGAGCGTGCCGCTCTCGCAGGTCCCGAGGAGAAGACTCATCACCACGGCCGGCCGTTCGTGGCACGATGGACCGACGCACCGTACTCGCCGCCGCGGCCGGGTCGCTCTCGGCGCTTCTCGGCGGCTGCCTCGGCGCGGCGCCGGGAGCGACGGGTCCGCGCCACCCGCCCGACGCGCCCGCCGGCGAACCCCGCCGAACGACGGCCCCGCCCCCTCTCAGCGTCGGCACCTTCGACTTCGAGGCGACGGACGCGGGCGACCTCCGCGTGTTCGGGACGGTCCGGAACCGAAGCGACGCCGAGCGGACCGCGACCGTGACGGTCACCGTCGGCCTCGGCGACGAGGAGTTCGAGCGGGAGGCGTCGCTCGCGGTTCCCGCGGGGGAGACGGCCGAGTGGTCGGTGACGTTCGACGTCGCCTACGAGCGGTTCACGACGAACGGGAATCTCAGCGTCGACGTCGCCTGAGCACCGTCTCGATCACACTGATCACACTCACCGGCGCCGGTCCGCGACGCGCTCTTCGGCGGTCTCCTCGCTCACGACCTCGTACAGCAGCGCGCGTCCGCCGTCGTCCTTCGGGCGGAGGATCCGTCCGAGCCGCTGGGTGAACTCCCGCTCGGAGCCCGACCCGGCGAGCACGACCGCGACGTTGGCGTCGGGGACGTCGACGCCCTCGTCGAGAACGTTCGCGGTCACGACCCGCGAGTACGTCCCGTCCCTGAATCGGTCGAGGATCTCCCGGCGCTCGCTCGCGCCGGTCTCGCTCGTGATCGCCGGAAGCAGGTACCGCTCCGAGAGCCGATAGACCAGGTCGGTGTGGGCCGTGAAGACGATCACCCGGTCCTCGCGGTGGCGATCGAGCAATCGGCCGAGCGTCTCCACCTTCGCGTCGGCGTTCATCATGATCCGCCGGGCGCGCTGCTTCGCCAGGAGCGCCTCGCGGGCCTTCGGATCGTTGCCGGAACGCATCACCAGCTTCCGGTAATCGGAGCCGCTCTTCAGCGAGAGGTTCGAGCGCTTGAGGTAGTCGACGAAGGTCCCCTGGGCCGCCTCGTAGGCCTCGCGCTCCTCGGGGCCGAGTTCGACCTCGACGCGCCGGACCTCGTAGTCCGCGAGGTGCTCGCCCGCGAGGTCGTCGACGCCGGCCTCGTAGACTTTCGGCCCGACGAGGTCCTCGATGATCTCGTGGGCGCCGTCGGGGCGCTCGAAGGTCGCCGTCAGCCCGAGGCGGGCGGGCGCGGCCACGAGCCGCGCGACGTCGCGGTAGCCCTCGCCGCCGAGGTGGTGGACCTCGTCGAAGACGACGAGCCCGAAGTCGCCGCCGACGTCTTCGGCGCGCAGGTACGCCGAGTCGTAGGTCGAGACCGTGATCGCCTCCTGGGTCTGCTCCCCGCCGCCGAACTGCCCCACGGGGACGTCGAACTCGGTCTCCAGTTCGCGCTTCCACTGGTCGAGGAGGTCGATCGTCGGGACGACCACGAGCGTCGGCACCCCGAGTCGAGCGATGACGTCGACCGCGAGGACGGTCTTCCCGGCGCCCGTCGGGAGTTCGACGACGCCGCGGTCGTCGCCGGCGCGCCAGGCGTCGATCGCCTCCTCCTGGTACGGGCGGAGGTCGTACGCGTGCGACAGCGAGAGGGACGTCTCCGGGAGCACCCGATCCTCGAAGCGGACGTCGGCCTCGCGGAGCGCGCGCCGGAGGTCGGCGTAGCGGTGGGCGGGCGCGCGAGCGACGAGGCCGCGGTCGTCCCAGGCGACGCCCGGGAGCGAGTCGGACCCGACGTCGGACTCGTCGAGCCCGTCGATCCGGATCGTTCCGTCCTCGAACCGGAACGTGAGCACAGGCGTGAGTCCGTCGCGGTCGTATTTATATGTGGGCCGGTGGCACCGGGCGCGACGTCGCCGCCGCCGCGACGGCGCGCTTTTCACACTCGGGACGAGACGGTCGGGTATGACTGACGACGCTGACGCGGCCGATCCCGAAGCCGAAGCATCGAACGAGAGCCTCGACGACGTCGTGACGGAGTTCCTCCGCGACGTCGACGCGGCACGCGAAGACTACGACCGCGGCTACACCGACGCTGACGCGACGCTGTCGGTCGTGCTCTCGCACGTCGACCGACTGCGGGAGGCGTTCGAGGACAGCGACGAATAGCGGGGGCGAAACCCGACTCACTCGCCGATCAGGCCGCGGATCCGATCGACGTGCTCGCCGAACGCCGGGTCGGTGCGCTCGCGCGGGCGGTCGAGGTCGACGGAGACGACCTCCCGGACGCGGCCCGGATTGGCCGCCATCACGACCACCCGATCGGAGAGCTTCACCGCCTCCTCGACGTCGTGGGTCACGAACAGCACCGTCTTCTCTGTCTCGGACCAGATCCGGAGGAGTTCTCCGTGGAGCATATCCCGGGTCTGTGCGTCGACGCTGCCGAACGGCTCGTCGGCGAGCAGGATCTCCGGGTCGACCGCGAGCGCCCGCGCGATGCCGACGCGCTGTTTCATCCCGCCGGAGAGCTCCTTCGGGTAGGCGTCCGCGAAGTCCGAGAGCCCGACCAGATCGAGCATCTCGTCGATCCGGCGCGTCCGCTCGGCGCCGTCGACGCCCTGCTCTTCGAGGCCGAAGGCGACGTTGCCGCGGACGGTCCGCCAGGGGAACAGGCCGTACTCCTGGAAGACCATCCCCCGGTCCGTTCCGGGCCCGGTGACGGGCTCGCCGTCGAGGCGGATCTCGCCGCTCGTCGGCGCCTCCAGCCCCGCGATCGTCCGGAAGAGCGTCGTCTTACCGCAGCCCGACGGGCCGACGAGACAGACGAACTCCCCGTCGGAGACCGAGAAATTCACGTCCGAGAGCGCCTCGACGCGCTGGCGCTCCGACTCGTAGACCCTGCCCACGCCGTCGACGACGACCTTCGGGCTGGCGTCGGACTCGTCTGAGCCGGCCGCCGCGCCCGGGTCGTCGCTCACTCCCGCCACGCCAGAACCCTCCGTTCGACCCGGCGGAATAGCCCGTCGCTCACGAGGAAGACGAGGCTGATGACGCCCATATACGCCACGCTCACGTCCGTCGCGAGGTTCTGGGCGGCGTTGATGATCTGGAAGCCGACGCCCGGCGCGCCGAACAGCTCGGCGGCGACGACGATCATCCAGCACTGCCCGATGCTGGTCCGGATCCCCGTCGCGATCGAGGGGGTCGCCGCGGGCAGGACCACCTTCCGGATCATCGTGAGGTCGTCGTCGACGCCGAGGCTCGCCGCGACCTCCTTCAGGTGGGTCGAGACGCCCTCGACGCCCGCGTAGGCGTTGTAGAAGTTGATCCAGAAGGCGCCGATGCCGACGATGAACGCCGCGCCGCCGTGGCCGATGCCGATCCAGACGATCGCGAAGACGATCCACGCCAGCGGCGGGATCGGCCGGAGGAACCGAGTGACGGGCGTGAGCGCGTCGTCGAGGCGGGCGCTCCAGCCCATCCCGACGCCCAGCGCGATGCCGAGGACGCTCCCGACGACCAGGCCGGGGACGTAGTGGAGCAGGCTCTGTGCGAGGTTCGCGATCAGGCGCGTCGCCGGGACGGTGACGCCGACGAACGGGACGGCGAACGTCGTCGGCGCGGTGAACTCGACGACGAACGCGGTCGCGACCTCGACCGGCGAGGGGAGGAGGTACGTCCGACCCACCGCCATCGCCGCGGCCTGCCAGACCGCGAGGAAGACGACCGATCCGACGGCGCCGTACGCCAGACCGACCGTGTCGAGGCCCGAGGCTCCCTCGGTCTCGCCGTCGCTGCGGGACCGCGCGACGTCGGTCGTGCTCGACTCCGACGCCGTCCCGGCCTCGACGCTCATAGCGAGTCGTACACCCCGAAGTCGAACATCGCGTCGTTCGAGAGCGCCTCGCTCGTCTTGCCGAGCTGGGCGGCGTACTCCGAGAAGACCTGTGCGCCGTCGGCGATCTTGTGCGGGTCCGTGATGAAGTCCGACGCCGGCGAGTCCATCGCGCGGCGCGCGGTCTCGACCGGCAGCGACGACTCGCCGATGACGGTGCTGGCGTGCTGTGCGGCCTGATCGGGGTTCTCGGTGGCGAACGTCGTCGCGCGCTGGTGCTGCTCGACGAACGCCGCCGCCTGCTCGGGGTTGTCCTCGCGGAGCCGGTCGTGCATCAGCGTCACCGCCGCGGGCTGGCCGGGCATGAAGTCGCCCGCCCAGGCGATCGACTGGTACGGCGCGTCGTTCATCTCGGCGATGGTCGGGACCGGCTCCATAATCGAGGTGCCGTCGATCTCGCCGGCCAGGAGCGCCTGCCGAACCGGGCCGGCACCGCCGAGCGCCGTGATGTTCACGTCGTTTTCGGGGTCGACGCCGACGATCTCCGCGAGCCAGTAGCGGAGCAGGATGTCGGGGACAGAGCCCGGCGGGAACGTCCCGAACTTGAACTTCCGGCCGCGTTCTTCCTCGAAGCGGGCGAAGGCGTCGGCGCCCGAGTCGGCCTCCTCCCAGATCGCCGCGAAGTCGTCGTGGGCGAGGATCTGCATCGCGTTCTGGATGTTCGCGGCGGTGATCTTCGAGGGGATGCCCTTGTCCATCACGATCATCGCGGGGACGATCCCGAACATCATCACGTCGAAGTCGCCCGTCGCCGACGCCTGCACGATGCTCGGACCGTCGGAGAACACCTCCCCCTCGACGGTGGCCGACAGCTCGTCGAAGTACCCCTCCTGGTCCATCACGAAGTACTGCATATCGGGGTAGATCGGCATGTACGCGACGCGGATCTCGTCGAGGCCGCCGCCCGATCCGCCGCTGCCGCTACCGCCGCCGGTGCAGCCGGCGATGCCAGCCAGTCCGGCGGCCGAGACACCGGCCGTCGATTTGAGGAGTCGTCGTCGCGAGATCGCAGTCCCGTCGGTCATAGCGTCGTTCGTCATTTTACGACGTTAGGGGTCTCAGCCCTATTTAGACCGCGCACGCGGCGAGCATCGCGCTGATACTCGACGGGGCGAATCCGGCGCTTCAGCCGGCAGGCGTCCGAACGAAGGCGTATTTCAGAGGCATAAGGGAACAGATGCGTCGTAGATAGAAGAAAAAATTGCTTGTATATTTTCGCCGAGCCCCCGACCGCGACCAGCAAGACCTAACTCGGTGGCCTCCCCGGGCGAGCATATGACGCACTTTTCGGACCGTGTCGAGCAGGTGTCGATCAGCGGCATCCGCGAGGTCTTCGAGGCCGCCGGCGAGGACGCCATCAACCTCGGGCTGGGCCAGCCAGACTTCGCGGCGCCGCCCCACGCCCGCGAGGCCGCCGCGGAGGCCATCCGCGAGGGGCTCGCCGACGGCTACACCGAAAACAAGGGCACCCGCTCCCTCCGCGAAGCCATCGCCGACAAGCACGCGCGGGACCAGGGGCTCGACGTCGATCCCGACGACGTGATCGCCACCGCGGGCGGCTCCGAGGCGCTGCACGTCGCTCTGGAGGCCCACGTCGACGCCGGCGACGAGGTCATCATCCCGGATCCGGGGTTCGTCTCCTACGACGCCCTCACGCGACTCACCGGCGGGACGCCCGTCCCCGTGCCGCTCCGCGACGATCTCACGATCGACCCCGCGGCGGTCGAAGAAGCGATCACCGACGACACCGCGGCGTTCGTCGTCAACAGCCCCGGCAACCCCACCGGCGCGGTCTCGCCGCCCGAGGACGTCCGGGAGTTCGCCCGGATCGCCGACGAACACGACGTGCTCTGCATCTCTGACGAGGTCTACGAGTACACCGTCTTCGACGGGAAGTTCCGCTCGCCGATCGAGTTCGCCGACTCCGACAACGTCGTCGTCGTCAACTCCGCCTCGAAGCTCTACTCGATGACGGGCTGGCGGCTCGGTTGGGTCACAGCCTCCTCACGCAGAGTCGAGCGGATGCTCCGCGTCCACCAGTACGCCCAGGCCTGCGCCGCCGCGCCGTCGCAGTTCGCGGCCGAGGCCGCCCTCACGGGGCCGCAGGATCAGGTCGACGAGATGACCGAATCGTTCCGGGAGCGCCGGGACCTCGTCGTCGAGGGGTTAGAGGAGATCGGCCTCGACGTTCCCACCCCGGGCGGCGCGTTCTACGTGATGCCGGAGGTGCCCGAGGGCTTCGTCGACGAGTGTCTGGACCGCGGCGTCGTGATCGTCCCCGGCGACGCCTTCGGCGAGCACGGCGACGGCTACGCGCGGCTCTCGTATGCGACCGACGAGGACTCGCTGCGGGAGGCGCTCGACATTATGGAAGACGCCTACGACGCGGTGGTCTGAGCGCGACCTCGCTCCCGCGTAGGGCTGTCAGTTTCGACTGTGAAGCCACTCGTACCACTCCCCGAGGTCGACCAGTCGGCCGCTGACTCCGTCAGGCCCGTACTGGGTGAACACCTCGTCGACGGCGCGAGCGAGCCCTTCCGGGTCGGCGTCGGGGAGGCTCTGATCGTAGTAGAGTAAGATCCCCGCGTGATCGATCTCGCCGTGGAGCGCCTCGAAGTCCTTCGCGTTGTTCGTCAGCAGGACGCTGTCGGAGTCCCCGCACCACGACAGAAGTTCCGGATCGCTCGTGTGTTCTCCGAAGCGGTCTTTCGCCTGCTCGACCTCGTAGCCGCGTTCCCGGAGCAGTCGCTCGAAGACTCGTCCGACGTGCTCGTCCAGCAGGATCCGAACGCCCGTCACTGCACGGTCTCTTTGGGCTTCAGGGACGACTCGCGAACGCGATCGAACGCCGCTTCGTTCTCCCGTTCGAGTTCGCGCATCTCGTCGATGTGAGCGTAGTAATACGAGAGAGATTCGTACACGTCGGCGAGAGCGACGTCGAACTGATCCGCGACGTGGGCGGGCGACTGCCCGCCGTCTATCACCCGCGCGGCGACGTGGCGGACGCCGACGCGCGTGCCGGCAATCCGCGGCTCGCCCCCGAGTACGTCATCGTTACGGGTGATACTCATACGGCTCACTAAGCACCCTCATCGGTTATATCTTTTCGGCGGCTTCCGCAAGAACCGCAGAAGGCGCCCTCAGTTCGCCGTGCTGACGATCTTGATCACGTCGCCCTCCTCCAACTGATAGTCCTCCGCGATCCGACGCTTCGACCGCGCGTCGACCGCGTGGAGGTAGCCCTCGCCGATGTCGGAGTGGACGGCGTACGCGAGGTCCTTCGGCGTCGACCCGCGCGGCAGGAGGAAGGCGTCGGGGAGCACCTCGCCGGTCCCGTCGGTCCACTTCGACTCGCTCTGGACGGGGTAGACCGTCACCATATCCAGGACGTCGTAGACGGCGGTGTTGATCGCCTGCTGGACGCCCGTTCCGCCGTGGGCGTCGAGCACCTCGCGGATGGTGTCGAGGCCCTGACGCTGGGCGTCGGAGACGTCGCCCGCGATGCGGAAGTCGTCGTCGCCGGGGAGGTACTCGACGACGCCGCCCTCGGCCGCCGTTCGGAGGGCTTGCTCGCCGTCGGCGGTCGCGGGGATCACGGGCTTTTCTGCCTCGCTCAGTCGTTCGAGGTTCTCCGGCGGCGCGGCGTCGGCCTTGTTCGCCACGAGGACGATGGGCTTCGTCCGCTCGCGGATGTCCGTCGCCAGGCGCTCGCGGTCCTCGTCGGTCCACTGTTGGGGATCTTCGGGGTAGTCGAGCGCCCGGAGCGAGGCCGCGACGTCGTACTCCGTCGCGCCGAACCCAGTCAGCATCTCGGTCAGCGCCTCGTCGATGTCGAAGTCCGGCGAGCGCGACTTCCGGACGACGCTCTCCCAGTTGCGCTCGATGATCCCCGCGAGCCACTGTTCCAACTCGGCTTCGACGAAGTCGGCCTCCTCGACGGGGTCGTAGGTCCCGACCTCGACCGGCTCGCCCTTGGCGTCGGTGGCGCCGGCGGCGTCGACGACCGCCAGGATGGCGTCCGCGTCGGTGAGCGCGTCGAGGAACTGATTGCCCAGCCCGCGTCCCTCGTGGGCGCCGGGGACGAGCCCCGCGACGTCGAGCAGTTCCACGGGGACGTATCGGACGCCGTCCTCGCAGTTGCCGCAGCGCTCCTCCCGGTCGAGGCAGGGACAGCGCGTCCGGGCGTGGGTCACGCCGCGGTTGGGATCGATCGTCGTGAAGGGGTAGTTGCCGACGTCGACGTCGGCCATCGTCGCCGCCTTGTAGAAGGTAGACTTGCCCGCGTTGGGCTTGCCGGCGAGCGCGAGCGAGAGCATACCGGACGGACGGCCGTCTGCGGCAAGTAGGTTTCCGTCCGCACTCGGTCGTTCTGTCAGTCCGACGCCTCGCGAATCCGCCGCTGTGCGATCTCGTCGATCCGATCGGCGAGCTCCGCGGCGTCGGCGTCGCTGATGTCCGTGTCGGCGGTCGCCTCCTCGACGAGCTCCAGCGTCTCCAGCCTCTCGCGGATCGCCCGCCGCGACACCTCGTCCCACTCGACGTCGCCGTACTGTTCCATCCGCTCCTTGAGGGGTTCGCCCACGTCGACGGTGATCGATGGCACGCGTGTCATATGACACCACAACACACTGTGTTTTTCGGTCGTTTTCACCCGCTGAGGACCGGTCGGTCAGACGAGCGACTCGTAGACGATGCCCTCTCTGCGCGTGACGATCCGGCGGCCGTCGACGACGATCGGCGTCGCCATCGCGTCGAAGGCCTCGTCGAGGTCGGCGAACTCCGGCCAGTCGGTCACGACGAGCGCGGCGTCGGCGTCGTCGAGGGCCGCTTCGGCCGTCTCGGCGTAGTCGATGTCGGGGTATCGCTCGCGGAAGTTCTCGGTCGCCACGGGATCGTAGCCGACGACGTCGGCGCCAGCATCGACGAGCGCGTCGACGAGCGGGAGCGCGCGCGAGTTCCGGATGTCGTCGGTGCCGGGTTTGAACGCGAGGCCGAGCACGGCCACTCGCGCGCCGTCGGGGTCGACGTGCCCGCGGAGCAGTTCCAGGAGCCGGACGGGCTGGCGGTCGTTCACTTCCACCGCGGCCTGCAGCATCGCGGGCTCGTAGCCGACGTCGCGGGCCGCGGCGATGATCGCCGCGACGTCCTTCGGGAAGCAGCTACCGCCCCAGCCGACGCCCGCGCCGAGGAACGCCGCGCCGATCCGGTGATCCAGCCCGATCGCCTCCAGCACCTCCTCGGAGTCGATGCCGTACTCCTTACA
This is a stretch of genomic DNA from Halobellus sp. MBLA0158. It encodes these proteins:
- a CDS encoding transcriptional initiation protein Tat gives rise to the protein MDRRTVLAAAAGSLSALLGGCLGAAPGATGPRHPPDAPAGEPRRTTAPPPLSVGTFDFEATDAGDLRVFGTVRNRSDAERTATVTVTVGLGDEEFEREASLAVPAGETAEWSVTFDVAYERFTTNGNLSVDVA
- a CDS encoding RsmB/NOP family class I SAM-dependent RNA methyltransferase, whose protein sequence is MEPLERYASLVDDFDAFRRACERPLPSVVRVNTLKASVDRAREALDDEGVDYEVTDWHPGIFRLDERGPGTSWPYFHGWLHGQEEVSALPALALDPRPGDVVWDACAAPGSKTTQLADLMDDSGLLIGNDNNLGRLSALRHNAERLGITNLAVTNQDARNFSFKPFGDRTDHDNRVEAFDRALVDAPCSCEGTIRKNPDALDRWSMDHVESVAGIQKGILRRAIQATRPGGTVVYSTCTFAPEENEAVLDHALESEDCELREWEAPDGFETDPGVTEWDGEEYDPAVERAHRVYPHRNDTGGFFCAKLEVTG
- a CDS encoding proteasome assembly chaperone family protein, yielding MARISTLAADVSLSEPSLVEGFPGVGLVGKIAADHLVEEFEMVHYANVYCDGLPKVAVYAEDDAELRPPVRIYADADRDLLVLQSDVPIRPDAAVELADCLSGWFDELNVTPLYLSGIPREKDQGTVPSLYGLGIADGVDRISEVGIEVPHEMGLVSGPTGVLLNHAVESGRTAVGLVVESDPRFPDPEAARILIKQGIEPLTGLDVPVDDLVDRAEQIRQAKERLAKRMEEAGEESTQARPIGMYQ
- a CDS encoding DUF7122 family protein, which translates into the protein MTDETEDGSGGDPPENDGQRFDRLPATPDEREVPGRPARSEVVDWWHDRYGIPPEIWDDYTFWEKGNGKLWAFAADVVSPISVEGLGLRILRARQEHWKPSTNAVQRFGGAATENVVVLGGEEAERFARGDDQDLPRWDGDWGYVIAAHDIAGDVDPIGVGLYLHGELRSTIPKGRREDLS
- a CDS encoding DEAD/DEAH box helicase, producing MLTFRFEDGTIRIDGLDESDVGSDSLPGVAWDDRGLVARAPAHRYADLRRALREADVRFEDRVLPETSLSLSHAYDLRPYQEEAIDAWRAGDDRGVVELPTGAGKTVLAVDVIARLGVPTLVVVPTIDLLDQWKRELETEFDVPVGQFGGGEQTQEAITVSTYDSAYLRAEDVGGDFGLVVFDEVHHLGGEGYRDVARLVAAPARLGLTATFERPDGAHEIIEDLVGPKVYEAGVDDLAGEHLADYEVRRVEVELGPEEREAYEAAQGTFVDYLKRSNLSLKSGSDYRKLVMRSGNDPKAREALLAKQRARRIMMNADAKVETLGRLLDRHREDRVIVFTAHTDLVYRLSERYLLPAITSETGASERREILDRFRDGTYSRVVTANVLDEGVDVPDANVAVVLAGSGSEREFTQRLGRILRPKDDGGRALLYEVVSEETAEERVADRRR
- a CDS encoding ABC transporter permease, with the protein product MSVEAGTASESSTTDVARSRSDGETEGASGLDTVGLAYGAVGSVVFLAVWQAAAMAVGRTYLLPSPVEVATAFVVEFTAPTTFAVPFVGVTVPATRLIANLAQSLLHYVPGLVVGSVLGIALGVGMGWSARLDDALTPVTRFLRPIPPLAWIVFAIVWIGIGHGGAAFIVGIGAFWINFYNAYAGVEGVSTHLKEVAASLGVDDDLTMIRKVVLPAATPSIATGIRTSIGQCWMIVVAAELFGAPGVGFQIINAAQNLATDVSVAYMGVISLVFLVSDGLFRRVERRVLAWRE
- a CDS encoding DUF790 family protein translates to MLRKDLLRVSRAGGGYHPQFAGREDRPLAARVIGVFQGHVGEPRRRLDEALDDLERDADDFKLVRGFAALVEREGVFETRAPHPPERVRRVVFESAEGVGAVVTESDRLEALETAADALGTDVESIETSLYADREVNEVLSSFEPRWDPDQLIEQYNLSLAQTALFDATEVRVRSSDPKRLVSAVKRLGLMYEIRREGGSGGHADDSIAERELVVTGPDALFRRTRRYGTAFARLLRSVAGTAEWSLSATIDDRGTERELRLDSGDVSVPDVDPVAEPTYDSGVEADFAARFAGLDLDWELSREPEPLAAGARAMIPDFAFDYRPGGADAPALRVFFEVMGFWTPEYVEKKLDQFGSVDDDVELLVAVDESLGVGEEIKALDHRVVTFTDRVRVKDVVDALREYESALVDAAAESLPDSLVPDDDVVHLDTLARDHGVSASAIESVSFPEHERVGRTLIRPAVLDALAADIEPGLSLSEAESVLADRGIDDTSAVLSRLGYRVAWESLGGGTIEEKEP
- a CDS encoding ABC transporter ATP-binding protein, producing MAGVSDDPGAAAGSDESDASPKVVVDGVGRVYESERQRVEALSDVNFSVSDGEFVCLVGPSGCGKTTLFRTIAGLEAPTSGEIRLDGEPVTGPGTDRGMVFQEYGLFPWRTVRGNVAFGLEEQGVDGAERTRRIDEMLDLVGLSDFADAYPKELSGGMKQRVGIARALAVDPEILLADEPFGSVDAQTRDMLHGELLRIWSETEKTVLFVTHDVEEAVKLSDRVVVMAANPGRVREVVSVDLDRPRERTDPAFGEHVDRIRGLIGE